One genomic segment of Bacteroidota bacterium includes these proteins:
- a CDS encoding AAA family ATPase codes for MRLFLVTLERLHREETKRNNYFIEDPISSLDANHIAQIYSLINSFFFRKGGRPIAARGCNQLFQATFISTHNFEFFSFLKDSSQLNKHNSNPNTGCHYYFIQRIG; via the coding sequence ATTCGCTTATTTTTAGTTACATTAGAGCGCCTTCACAGAGAAGAAACCAAAAGAAACAATTATTTTATTGAAGACCCAATTTCAAGTCTTGATGCAAATCATATAGCACAGATTTATTCTCTAATAAACTCTTTCTTCTTTAGAAAAGGGGGAAGACCCATTGCAGCCAGAGGCTGCAATCAATTGTTTCAAGCAACTTTTATTTCTACACACAATTTTGAATTTTTCTCCTTCCTAAAAGATTCATCACAACTCAATAAACACAACAGTAATCCAAACACTGGTTGTCATTACTATTTTATTCAGCGAATCGGGTGA